Proteins from a single region of Campylobacter sputorum:
- a CDS encoding GGDEF domain-containing protein, whose protein sequence is MNKEISFRFTIIMIFSFLSLFIIMIMFGFQYIFSEKLAKNITLEKFETMVNQIEAGAINRHETNIDSIEQLAKIMEYYNINNAKDTQNNKYKLLDVFSAILNNKTRFYAIYIGDKDNNYFEVIKLTPFDDEKYNTTSNEKWALIEVKENDIGYKYISFYDKNLHKTRELRLQDNYLVSARPWFKEANVSVTKISPYEFTAALIQGVMGMTYTKKINENTVLAIDLLIDDIKNYLKESSKVFNTEFYMYSSNDKQLIIKSQNASSNIVLNDILKNKNDYLYTDKNGETFIYKILNLNQTYIILLVNLNEAKSEYSDKFKYMIYITIGVILLLLPFIFYMSMLISKPIIALVKNTILIKEHKFNEIKTINSRVKEISQLVSSLTDMADSIHDYQTNLESKIRQRTEQLEEKNNELQILSITDRLTGIFNRIKIDEVLEQHMENANDFGVNFGLIMIDIDHFKAVNDTYGHNTGDIVLKEFASIIKRNVRSTDTFGRWGGEEFMIICVDVNLEILTKIANKFKKLIEEHDFSIIHKKTASFGVSIYKQGEKVEQMVDRADKALYKAKENGRNQVVNESEV, encoded by the coding sequence TTATGATAATGTTTGGCTTCCAGTATATTTTTAGTGAAAAACTTGCTAAAAATATAACTCTTGAAAAATTTGAAACAATGGTAAATCAAATTGAAGCAGGTGCTATTAATAGACATGAGACAAATATTGATTCTATTGAACAACTTGCTAAGATTATGGAATATTACAATATTAATAACGCAAAAGATACTCAAAATAATAAATATAAATTGCTTGATGTTTTTAGTGCTATTTTAAATAACAAAACTAGGTTTTATGCTATTTATATTGGCGATAAAGATAATAATTATTTTGAAGTTATCAAACTTACACCCTTTGATGATGAAAAATACAACACCACAAGTAACGAGAAGTGGGCACTTATCGAGGTTAAAGAAAACGATATTGGTTATAAGTATATTAGTTTTTATGATAAAAATTTACACAAAACTAGGGAATTAAGATTACAAGATAATTATCTTGTAAGTGCTCGTCCTTGGTTTAAAGAAGCAAATGTAAGCGTTACAAAAATATCTCCGTATGAATTTACAGCAGCTTTAATTCAAGGTGTTATGGGTATGACTTATACTAAAAAAATTAACGAAAATACTGTTTTGGCAATAGATTTACTAATAGATGATATAAAAAATTATTTAAAAGAAAGCTCTAAAGTTTTTAATACTGAGTTTTATATGTATTCATCAAACGATAAACAACTTATAATAAAATCACAAAATGCTAGTTCCAACATTGTATTAAATGATATTTTAAAAAACAAAAATGACTATCTTTATACGGATAAAAATGGTGAGACATTTATATACAAGATTTTAAATTTAAATCAAACATACATAATTTTATTAGTTAATTTAAACGAAGCAAAAAGCGAATATTCTGATAAATTTAAATATATGATTTATATAACAATTGGTGTTATTTTACTACTTTTGCCTTTTATTTTTTATATGTCAATGCTTATTTCAAAACCTATTATTGCTTTAGTTAAAAACACTATTTTAATCAAAGAGCATAAATTTAACGAAATAAAAACTATAAATTCTAGAGTAAAAGAAATTTCACAGCTTGTAAGTTCTCTTACAGATATGGCTGATTCAATTCATGATTATCAAACAAATTTAGAGAGCAAAATTCGCCAAAGAACAGAGCAATTAGAAGAGAAAAATAACGAGTTGCAAATTCTTTCGATTACTGATAGACTTACTGGGATTTTCAATCGTATTAAAATTGATGAAGTTTTAGAGCAACATATGGAAAATGCAAATGATTTTGGTGTTAACTTTGGTTTAATAATGATAGATATAGATCATTTTAAAGCTGTTAATGATACATATGGTCATAACACAGGAGATATTGTACTTAAGGAATTTGCATCTATTATTAAAAGAAATGTTCGTTCAACTGATACTTTTGGTCGTTGGGGTGGTGAAGAATTTATGATAATTTGCGTAGATGTAAATTTGGAAATTTTAACTAAAATAGCAAACAAATTTAAAAAACTTATCGAAGAACATGATTTTTCAATAATTCACAAAAAAACTGCAAGTTTTGGTGTGTCTATATACAAACAAGGCGAGAAGGTAGAACAAATGGTTGATCGTGCAGATAAAGCACTTTATAAAGCTAAAGAAAATGGCAGAAATCAAGTTGTAAATGAGAGTGAAGTTTAA